AGCCAGTCGGTCGCCCAGGTGGCGAGCAGCCCGGCCTGGAACATGCCGACCGCGAACGGCTCGGTGAACCCGGCCGCGCGGGCGAAGCCCTCGTCGTGGTGGATCGGGTTCATGTCCCCGGAAGCGCCCTGGTAACGCACGAAGTCGGTGCGGGTCAGCGGTCCGTGGACCAGCGGTTCCGGCACCGTGAGGACGGGCTGGGTCACGACGTCTCCCCCGGGGTGCGGCCGGTCTCGACGCCGGTCATCTTCGCCTCCGCGACGAGCCGCCCGGTCTCGTCGCGGAACTCGGTGACCATGACGACGAACGTCATCACGCCGCCGCGCCTGCCCCGCTTCTCGTACATTTCGGTGATCTTCGACCGGCACCGCAACGACGTGCCGGCCACGGGCGGCTGCCCGTGGAACACGTACTCCTGCTCGGCGTGCATGCCGCGCTGCTGGTTGAGCTCGACCCGCTGCCACGCGTCGGCTCCGCCGTCCTGCCAGAAGAACTGGGTGGTGAGGAACGTCGGCGGGACCGGTGGCCGCTCGGCGTCGAGGTAGGCCGGGTTCGAGCTCCCGGTGGCGCGAGCGAACTCGCGGATCTTGCCGCGTTCGACGTCGAGCCGGAACGGCTCGCCCTCGTGTCCCACGGCTGCTGGATTGGCCATGTGTCTCCTCACGCCTCGCCGGTGTGCGTGTCCGGCAGGTTCCGCAGCACCTCGGTGGCCTGCGTCATGATCCGGTCGATCAGCTCGGCGCTGGAGGGCAGATCGTCGATCAGGCCGACGACCTGGCCGGTGGCCATCACACCGACGTCGTGCCTGCCCTCCAGCAGCGCGGTCCGGTAGAGCATCGGCGCGTTGGCCGCCATCACCACCTGGCTCCAGGACAGTCCGTGCGCCTTCCGCATCGCCAGGCCCTCGCGGACCATGTCGAGGTAGGGCGTGCCGGACATCTTCCGGAACGCGACGGCGTTGCGGGCCGCGCGCAGCAGGCGGCCGGGCCCGCTGGTGCGTTCGAGCGCCTCGATGGTCCGGCCGCGCAGAACCCGTTGCGGCACACCGTCGATCTGGGTGGTGAGCACCGTGTCGTCGACGGTCTTGCCGAGGTAGACCTCCTTGACCGCCTGCGCGACCGGCGAGTCCTTCGTCAGCAGGAAGCGCGTGCCCATGGCGATGCCGTCCGCGCCGTAGGCCAGCGCCGAGACCAGCCCGCGGCCGTCGAAGAAGCCGCCCGCGCCGATCACCACGATGTCCACCGCGTCGCACACCTGCGGCAGCAGCAGGCTCGTCGGTACCCCGCCGGTGTGCCCGCCGCCCTCGCCGCCCTGCACGATCACCGCGTCGGCGCCCCACGCGGCGACCTTTTCGGCGTGCCGCCGCGCCCCGATCGACGGGACCACGACCAGCCCGGCGTCCTTGCACCGGGCGATCAGCTCCGGTTTGGGCGCGAGTGCGAACGAGGCGACCTTGACGCCCTTGCGTGCCATCAAGTCGATGCGCTGCACGACGTCCGGCTGGTCGGCCCGGACGTTGACGCCGAAGGGCCGGTCGGTGCGTTCCCGCACGGCGTCGATCGCGGCGGACAGCTCCGCGTAGGACAGCAGCCCGGCCGAGAGGATGCCGAGCCCGCCCGCGGCGGCGGTGGCGGCCGTCAGGCGCGCGTCGGAGACGTACCCCATGCCGGTCTGCACGATCGGGTGCTCGACGCCGAACAGCTCCGTCGCGCGGGTGCGCAGCTTCGGGGTCACGCCGGCACCTCCTCGTCGCGCAGGCCGCGGGGGTCGAGCACGTCACGGATCAGCCGCAGTTCCTCCTCGGTGGGCAACCGCGTCTCGGGCACCTCGCCCTCGATCACGAGCGGGAACCCGGTCGCCGCGCACACCTCGTCCACCGTGACGCCGGGGTGGACCGACCGCAGCCGCATCGCCCCGCCCTCCGGCGCGAAATCGAACACGGCGAGGTTCGTCACCACCCGCCGCAGGTCGTGGTACCGGCGCGCGCCGGTCCCGGCGGCCGCGGCCGAGTCGTGCCCGACGCCCGACACGAGGTCGACCCGGGGCACGAACGCGCGCGGCGCGTGCTTGGGAACCCAGTAGCTCACCGGGTGCGTGACGGTGTTGCCCGGAGCGCCGCGCACCCCGATGAGCTGCACCTTCGGCCGCGCGTGGTCGCCGAGGGCGGAGATGTTCGTGTTGCCGTACCGGTCGATCTGGACGGGGATCATCATCGCGTGCCGCTTCCCGTGCCACACCAGGTCGAAGATCCGCCGGAACGGCGACCAGCCCTCGACGACACCGTCGGCCGGGGCGCCGACCGCCCACGTGCCGCGCACGAGCTGCGCCTCGCCGTCGGTGAGCAGCAGGTCCGGCGCGAAGGTGGCGCGCGCGAGCCGCACCCCGATCGCCGGGATCGTGCCGAAGGCGCTCGCCAGGATCTCCCCGTCGCCCCGGAACGCCTCCGCGCACGCGATGACGCACACCTCCGCTCTCGTCGCGTCCGTCATGCCGTCCTCGCTTCCGCGTCGCGGGCGTGCTCTGCGCCGCCCGAGAGGTACTCCCGCCGGAACTCCGCCCAGGCCTCGGGTGAGGCGGCGGAGGCGGCGTAGTCGTGCAGCGCCTGCGTGTCCACGTCGTAGTCGGGGACGCACGAGGTGAAGTGCGCGCCGCCCGGCGCCTCGACCACGCCGTCCACCACCAGCCGCTTGAGCACGAGCGTCGCCGGGTGGGCCTGCGCGGTCAGCTCCGCGGTGGGCACGATCCGCTCGCAGGAGACGAACGCCTGCTCGGCGGCGAGGCAGAACAGGTCGTCGAAGTACGGGTCGGGACCGAGGAACTGCGCGTTGCCGTGGACGTCGGCGCGGTTCATGTGGACGAGCGCGGCGTCGAGCGGGATCGCCGGCATCGCGATCAGCTCGTCCCCGCTGCCGTAGGGGTCGGCGACCGTGCGCAGGCCGGGGTTGCCCGACCACACCGACGACCCGAGGCCCGCCCGGGTGGGCAGGAAGGGCAGCCGGAGGCCGGCGGCGTAGAGGCCCCACTGGAGCATGCCCTCGTCGTACTCGGCGACCTCGATCTCGCCACGCTGCCGCGCGGCGCGGAAATGCGGGTCGAGCGGGACCGAGTCCAGCGTCACGAACCCGAAGACCAGCTTGCGGACCTTGCCCGCGGCACACAGCAACCCCACGTCGGGCCCGCCGTAGGACACGATCGTGAGATCGGTGAGGTCGGACCGGAGGATCTCCCGCACCAGTGCCATCGGCTTGCGCCGGGCGGCCCAGCCGCCGATTCCGATGGTCATGCCGGACCGAAGCCGGCCGACCACCTCGCGCGCAGACATTTGTTTGTCCGTCATCCACGAACTCCTGATTCCTCGGCCACCGTGCGAATTTCACCAAGCGCTTGCTTGATTCTAGACGCCGGGCGGTGGCCGTCAACACTTGATCCAAGCGATCGCTTGGTCTGGACAGCGGAGGCCGCCGGGGCGCACCCGGCGTCAGCGGGTGGTGAACACGAACCCCTCGTAGCCGTCCTCGCGGACCTCCTCGCACCGCTGCCGGTAGGCGCCCAGCCCGGCGACGTAGGGCATGAACCGGCGCGGTTTGCCGGGGATGTTCGCACCGAGGTACCACGAGTTCGCGCGCGGGAACAGCGTGGCGTCCGCGGCCTGCTGCACGTGGTCGGTCCACTTCACGGCGGCGTCGTCACGCACCTCGACCTGGGTGGCGCCGGCGCCGTCGGCGTGCTGGAGGAGGCCGACCAGCCAGTCGACCTGCTGCTCGGCCGTGAGCACCATGTTCGACAGCACCGACGGCGCACCCGGGCCGTTGACCGTGAACAGGTTCGGGAACCCGGGGATCTGCACGCCGAGGTAGGTGACCGGGCCGTCCGCCCACGCCTCGGTGATGCTCCTCCCGCGGGCACCGGTGATGTCGATGCGGGTCAGCGCACCGGTCATCGCGTCGAACCCGGTGGCGTAGACGAGCACGTCGAGCTCGTACAGCGCGGCCGTCGTCTCCACGCCCCGCGGGGTGATCCGGGTGATCGGCTCACGCCGCAGGTTGACCAGCGCGACCGTGTCCTTGTTGAACGTCTCGAAGTACCCGGAGTCGGTGCAGATCCGCTTGGTGCCGATCGGGTGGTCGGTCGGGATGAGATCCCGCGCGGTCACCGGGTCCCGCACGATCTCCCGGATCTTGCGCTCGGCGAATTCGCGCGCGTAGTCGTTGGCGGTGATGTCGGTGAACTGGTCGGGGAACGTCTTGCCGAACAGCACACCGCCGTTGCGCCAGCCGGCCTCCAGCGCGGCTTCCCGTTCCTCCGGGGTGCATTCGACGGCCCGCTTCGGGTAGGACTCGTGCGGCGACCCGCCGCCGCTCGCGCGCGCCTTGGCGCGACGAGCCGGGTACTCGGCGCGGATGCGCCGCTGGTCCTCGTCGGTCAGCGGCCGGTTCAGCGCGGGCACGCTGTAGTTCGCGGTGCGCTGGAACACCGTCAGCGAGTCCGCCTCACGCGCGAGGATGGGCACCGACTGGATCGCCGACGAGCCGGTGCCGATGACGCCGACCCGCTTGCCGGCCAGCGACGGGCCGGGTTCCGGCCAGCGTGCGGTGAAGTAGGTGTCACCGGCGAATTCGTCCGCACCGGGGATGTCGGGCCGGTTGGGCGCCGACAGCGAACCGGTCGCGAAGAGCAGGTAGCGCGCGCGGTGCTCCTCCCCGCCCGCCGTGCGCACCGTCCACCGCGATGCGTGCTCGTCGAAGCGGGCGGCGGTGACCCGGCGCTCCAGCAGGACGTGCCGGCGCAGGTCGAACCGGTCGGCGACGTGGTGGATGTAGGCGAGGATCTCCGGCTGGGTGGCGTACCGCTCGCTCCACACCCACTCGTTCTGGAGGTCCTCGTCGAAGGAGTACGAGTAGTCGACGCTCTCCACGTCGCAGCGGGCACCCGGGTAGCGGTTGAAGTACCAGGTGCCGCCGACGTCGGAACCGGCTTCGAGGCACACGACGTCGAGCCCGGCGCGGCGGAAGGCGTGCACCGCGTAGAGGCCGGCGAACCCGGCGCCGACGATCAGGACGTCGCGCACCGGATGGGGGGTGTTGCTGGTCAAGACGCTTCTCCTTGTGCTGTGGGGGCGTGCATCCGGTCCCGCAGGTCGTGCCACAGCAGGGCACGGGCCGACCGGGCGGCCTGGAGGGTCGCGATGGTGAGGAAGCCGTGGAACAGGCCCGGGTAGTGCCGGTGGGTCACCGGCACACCGTCGCGCGCGAGCGCGTCCGCGTACGCCCGGCCCTCGCTGGCGAGCGGGTCGAGGCCCGCGGTGACCACGATCGCGGGCGGGAGGCCGCGCAGGGTGTCCGCGGCGGACGGCACGATCCGGTGCCGCGGCTCCGGGATGCCGTCGCCGGGCAGGTACTGCCGCCAGTACCACTCCATGTGGGCCTTGGTGTTGCCGAAGCCGGTGGCGTAGCGGTGGTAGCTCTCGGTGTCGCAGGACGGGTCGAGCACCGGGTAGATCAGCACCTGCCCGGCCACCGCGGGACCGCCCTCGTCGCGGGCGGTGAGGCACGCGACCGCGGCGAGGTTGCCGCCCGCGCTGTCCCCGGCGACGAACACCCGCGCCGGATCACCGCCCAGCTCGGCGGCGTGCGCAGCGGCCCAGCGAAGCGCCGCGTACGCGTCGTCCGCGGCCGCGGGCGCCTTGTGCTCCGGCGCCAGCCGGTAGTCCACCGACACCACCACGGCCCCGGTGCCGGCGGACATCTCCCGGCAGAACCCGTCGTGCGACTCGATGTCGCAGAACACGAACCCGCCGCCGTGGCAGAACACGACCACCGGCCGCGGCTCGTCACCGGCGCGGTGCGGGAAGTACACGCGCACCGGCAGGTCACCACCCGGCCCGGCGAGCACGCGGTCCTCGGTGCGGGCCACGTCGTCGAGGTTGCGCACCGGCTGGCGCCGCGCGGCGATCGCAGCGCGTGCCTGCGCGCCGGTCATCTCCTCGATGGGCGGGAACCCGGTGTCGAGGGCCTGGATGACCGCGGAGACCTCCGCATCGAACACGTTGCTCCTCCCTCAGGCGGTCTGGCCGCCGTCGATCACGAACTCCTGACCGGTGCAGTAGCTCGACGCGTCGCTGGCGAGGAACGCGACGAGCGCGGCGACCTCCGCGGGCGTGCCGACGCGCGGGATCGGCTGGCCGGCGACGGCGCCGAGGCCGGACCGGGTGCGCTCGGAGATCATCGCCGTGTCGATCGCGCCGGGGCACACGCAGTTGACGCGGATGCCGAACTCGCCGAGCTCCTTGGCGGCCGACCGGCTGGCGCCGCGCAGTCCCCATTTCGACGCGCTGTACCCGAGCCCGCCGCCGAAGCCCATGACGGCCGCGGTGGACGCGATGTTGACGATCGACCCGCCGCGCTCGCGCATGAGCGGCAGGACCGCTTGCATGCCGAGGATGGGGCCGACGAGGTTGACGCCGAGGGTCCGGGTGAGGTACGCCTCGTCCATCGTCGCGAGCGGCGCCTTGCGGTAGTAGCCCGCGTTGTTGACGAGCACGTCGAGGCGGCCGAACTCGGCCCCGGTGCGGCGCACGGCCTCGGCCCACGCGGTCCTGCTGCTCACGTCGAGCGCCAGGGCGAGCGTCTTCGCGCCGAGTTCGGCCGCGACGGCTGCGACGGCGTTCTCGTCGAGGTCGGCCAGGACGACGTGCGCACCCAGGCGCGCCATGGTCCGGGCGTGCTCGGCGCCCTGTCCCTGCGCGGCCCCGGTGACGAACACGACCTTGTCCCGCAGATCCACCAGCTGCTCCGTCACGTTCCACATCCCTCGCGTCGTACCGATTGTCGAGCAAGCGCTTGGTGTGGAGACCATACACGCTCGCGGATCGCGGGGCGAGATTCGTGTCACCGGA
The sequence above is a segment of the Amycolatopsis viridis genome. Coding sequences within it:
- a CDS encoding FAS1-like dehydratase domain-containing protein, with amino-acid sequence MANPAAVGHEGEPFRLDVERGKIREFARATGSSNPAYLDAERPPVPPTFLTTQFFWQDGGADAWQRVELNQQRGMHAEQEYVFHGQPPVAGTSLRCRSKITEMYEKRGRRGGVMTFVVMVTEFRDETGRLVAEAKMTGVETGRTPGETS
- a CDS encoding alpha/beta hydrolase, whose translation is MFDAEVSAVIQALDTGFPPIEEMTGAQARAAIAARRQPVRNLDDVARTEDRVLAGPGGDLPVRVYFPHRAGDEPRPVVVFCHGGGFVFCDIESHDGFCREMSAGTGAVVVSVDYRLAPEHKAPAAADDAYAALRWAAAHAAELGGDPARVFVAGDSAGGNLAAVACLTARDEGGPAVAGQVLIYPVLDPSCDTESYHRYATGFGNTKAHMEWYWRQYLPGDGIPEPRHRIVPSAADTLRGLPPAIVVTAGLDPLASEGRAYADALARDGVPVTHRHYPGLFHGFLTIATLQAARSARALLWHDLRDRMHAPTAQGEAS
- a CDS encoding NAD(P)H-dependent flavin oxidoreductase codes for the protein MRTRATELFGVEHPIVQTGMGYVSDARLTAATAAAGGLGILSAGLLSYAELSAAIDAVRERTDRPFGVNVRADQPDVVQRIDLMARKGVKVASFALAPKPELIARCKDAGLVVVPSIGARRHAEKVAAWGADAVIVQGGEGGGHTGGVPTSLLLPQVCDAVDIVVIGAGGFFDGRGLVSALAYGADGIAMGTRFLLTKDSPVAQAVKEVYLGKTVDDTVLTTQIDGVPQRVLRGRTIEALERTSGPGRLLRAARNAVAFRKMSGTPYLDMVREGLAMRKAHGLSWSQVVMAANAPMLYRTALLEGRHDVGVMATGQVVGLIDDLPSSAELIDRIMTQATEVLRNLPDTHTGEA
- a CDS encoding CoA transferase subunit A — encoded protein: MTDKQMSAREVVGRLRSGMTIGIGGWAARRKPMALVREILRSDLTDLTIVSYGGPDVGLLCAAGKVRKLVFGFVTLDSVPLDPHFRAARQRGEIEVAEYDEGMLQWGLYAAGLRLPFLPTRAGLGSSVWSGNPGLRTVADPYGSGDELIAMPAIPLDAALVHMNRADVHGNAQFLGPDPYFDDLFCLAAEQAFVSCERIVPTAELTAQAHPATLVLKRLVVDGVVEAPGGAHFTSCVPDYDVDTQALHDYAASAASPEAWAEFRREYLSGGAEHARDAEARTA
- a CDS encoding MaoC/PaaZ C-terminal domain-containing protein, translating into MTQPVLTVPEPLVHGPLTRTDFVRYQGASGDMNPIHHDEGFARAAGFTEPFAVGMFQAGLLATWATDWLGAENVRRYRVRFREQVWAGDTLTCSGSVARTYEVDGVWHVDLDLVCTRQTGGVAVQAWATFVLPR
- a CDS encoding SDR family NAD(P)-dependent oxidoreductase, whose protein sequence is MTEQLVDLRDKVVFVTGAAQGQGAEHARTMARLGAHVVLADLDENAVAAVAAELGAKTLALALDVSSRTAWAEAVRRTGAEFGRLDVLVNNAGYYRKAPLATMDEAYLTRTLGVNLVGPILGMQAVLPLMRERGGSIVNIASTAAVMGFGGGLGYSASKWGLRGASRSAAKELGEFGIRVNCVCPGAIDTAMISERTRSGLGAVAGQPIPRVGTPAEVAALVAFLASDASSYCTGQEFVIDGGQTA
- a CDS encoding flavin-containing monooxygenase; this encodes MTSNTPHPVRDVLIVGAGFAGLYAVHAFRRAGLDVVCLEAGSDVGGTWYFNRYPGARCDVESVDYSYSFDEDLQNEWVWSERYATQPEILAYIHHVADRFDLRRHVLLERRVTAARFDEHASRWTVRTAGGEEHRARYLLFATGSLSAPNRPDIPGADEFAGDTYFTARWPEPGPSLAGKRVGVIGTGSSAIQSVPILAREADSLTVFQRTANYSVPALNRPLTDEDQRRIRAEYPARRAKARASGGGSPHESYPKRAVECTPEEREAALEAGWRNGGVLFGKTFPDQFTDITANDYAREFAERKIREIVRDPVTARDLIPTDHPIGTKRICTDSGYFETFNKDTVALVNLRREPITRITPRGVETTAALYELDVLVYATGFDAMTGALTRIDITGARGRSITEAWADGPVTYLGVQIPGFPNLFTVNGPGAPSVLSNMVLTAEQQVDWLVGLLQHADGAGATQVEVRDDAAVKWTDHVQQAADATLFPRANSWYLGANIPGKPRRFMPYVAGLGAYRQRCEEVREDGYEGFVFTTR
- a CDS encoding CoA-transferase subunit beta, which codes for MTDATRAEVCVIACAEAFRGDGEILASAFGTIPAIGVRLARATFAPDLLLTDGEAQLVRGTWAVGAPADGVVEGWSPFRRIFDLVWHGKRHAMMIPVQIDRYGNTNISALGDHARPKVQLIGVRGAPGNTVTHPVSYWVPKHAPRAFVPRVDLVSGVGHDSAAAAGTGARRYHDLRRVVTNLAVFDFAPEGGAMRLRSVHPGVTVDEVCAATGFPLVIEGEVPETRLPTEEELRLIRDVLDPRGLRDEEVPA